From the genome of Dickeya aquatica, one region includes:
- the tamA gene encoding autotransporter assembly complex protein TamA, whose translation MRELRHHKVYWRASFVLLWLLLSPAVGAATVRLQLMGLEGELQKNVRARLSTITPDEVNADNRFRARVDESIRQGLRALGYYDPSIDFEFIPAEGRGRPVLKVTVSPGEPVKIAGARIALRGQAQQDDDYQRLLRMHRPVVGGVLNHGNYEDFKTELNTLSMRKGYFDGRFNQHRLTVMQSTRQAWWDIDYDSGERYHFGNVVFQGSQIRPDYLQNLVPFKEGDAYSSERLGELNRRLSATGWFNSVVVAPDLAAGRQSHRLALDAVLTPRTRNSVETGVGYATDVGPRLKTTWNKPWVNSYGHSLSSSLSLSAPEQQLDWSYKIPLLKNPLEHYYLVQGGFKREDLNDTQSDSTSLNLARYWELSSGWQRALKLRWTLDHFTQANVTHTTMLLYPGVSLNRTRQRGGLMPEWGDTQRYSVDVSNTLWGSDIDFAVFQAQHAWVRTVAEKHRVVARANLGWIETSRFSRVPPSLRFFAGGDRSIRGYKYKSISPRDSDGKLTGATKLATGSLEYQYNLSGKWWGAVFVDSGEAINDLTQTHVKTGAGIGVRWASPVGPVKFDIARPVGDSDRHGVQFYIGLGPEL comes from the coding sequence ATGCGAGAGTTACGGCATCACAAGGTGTACTGGCGAGCGTCGTTTGTACTGCTATGGCTGTTGTTGTCTCCCGCGGTGGGGGCGGCAACGGTACGTTTACAGCTCATGGGGCTTGAGGGCGAGCTGCAAAAAAATGTGCGGGCCCGGCTCTCAACCATCACACCGGATGAAGTTAACGCCGATAACCGCTTTCGCGCCCGCGTCGATGAGTCGATTCGTCAGGGGCTTCGCGCGCTGGGCTACTATGACCCGTCCATCGATTTTGAGTTTATTCCCGCAGAGGGGCGTGGTCGCCCGGTGCTGAAAGTCACGGTTAGCCCCGGCGAGCCGGTAAAAATAGCCGGTGCCCGCATCGCGTTACGTGGGCAGGCTCAGCAGGATGATGACTACCAGCGGCTGCTGAGAATGCATCGTCCGGTGGTGGGTGGCGTGTTGAACCACGGCAATTACGAGGATTTCAAAACCGAACTCAATACGCTGTCTATGCGTAAAGGGTATTTTGATGGCCGCTTCAATCAGCACCGTTTAACCGTCATGCAGTCCACCCGGCAGGCCTGGTGGGATATCGATTACGACAGCGGTGAGCGTTACCATTTCGGTAACGTGGTGTTTCAGGGTAGCCAAATTCGCCCCGACTATTTGCAAAATCTGGTGCCATTTAAGGAGGGCGACGCCTATTCTTCGGAGCGCCTGGGGGAGCTTAACCGGCGTTTGTCTGCCACTGGCTGGTTTAATTCGGTGGTGGTTGCGCCAGATTTGGCCGCCGGGCGTCAGAGCCATCGGCTGGCGTTGGATGCGGTGTTAACGCCGCGAACCCGTAACAGTGTCGAAACCGGTGTGGGGTACGCGACCGATGTCGGGCCTCGCCTGAAAACCACCTGGAACAAGCCTTGGGTGAACAGCTATGGCCACAGCCTGAGCAGCAGTCTGAGCCTGTCGGCACCGGAGCAACAGCTCGACTGGAGTTACAAGATCCCGCTGCTGAAAAACCCGCTGGAGCACTACTATCTGGTGCAGGGCGGATTCAAGCGTGAAGATCTCAACGACACCCAATCCGATTCCACCTCCTTAAATCTTGCCCGCTACTGGGAGCTTTCCAGTGGGTGGCAGCGGGCGCTGAAGCTGCGCTGGACGTTGGATCACTTTACTCAGGCCAATGTCACCCATACCACGATGCTGCTTTATCCCGGTGTGAGCCTCAACCGTACCCGCCAGCGTGGCGGGTTGATGCCGGAGTGGGGCGATACCCAGCGTTATTCGGTCGATGTATCGAATACGCTGTGGGGCTCGGATATCGATTTTGCGGTATTTCAGGCGCAACACGCCTGGGTGCGTACCGTGGCGGAAAAACACCGCGTTGTGGCGCGTGCCAATCTGGGCTGGATTGAAACCAGCCGTTTCTCCCGCGTGCCGCCGTCATTGCGCTTTTTTGCCGGGGGCGATCGCAGCATTCGCGGCTATAAATACAAATCCATCTCCCCGCGTGACAGTGACGGCAAACTGACCGGGGCGACGAAGCTTGCCACCGGATCGCTCGAATATCAGTACAACCTGAGCGGCAAATGGTGGGGCGCGGTCTTTGTTGACAGCGGTGAAGCCATTAATGATCTGACGCAAACCCATGTTAAAACAGGCGCGGGTATCGGCGTGCGCTGGGCCTCGCCGGTTGGCCCGGTAAAATTCGATATCGCCCGGCCTGTTGGCGATAGCGACAGACACGGCGTGCAATTTTATATCGGGCTGGGGCCGGAGCTATGA